The Fusibacter sp. A1 DNA segment AATAATGGATGGCTTCACCCTTGTTGACCTTTTTCTTGTCTATGTCATGCGATAACCTAAAACTCGACGCTGTGATAATGACCATCAAACCTTCGGCGATAGGCAGCAGCACCACCATGTAAAAAAGCATGGTCGAGATGAATCCTGCTCGATAATAGGCTAAAGCGAACGTCAGGACAAGACTTGCAAGGTATGCGAGTCTGTTTTTAGTCATAAGATCACCCCTGAACGACTACGGTGTCAAGAATATCCTGAAGTATCATTTCTGGTGTCAGGTTTTCATATTTCGCTTCTGATTTAGGCACGATGCGGTGGGAACAGACGGAAATGAAGATCTGCTTCACGTCGTCCGGTGTGACAAAATCCCTACCCTGATAATAGGCCCAGGCCCTTGCCATTTTTGAAATATATAGTGTCGCCCTAGGACTAAGACCCAGTGCTATGTCATTGTGTGAACGCGTTTTGGAGACTAGATTGACAATATAGTCTTTCACCCTACGCTTAACCTTGACCTCTAGGATTTCCTGCTGGAGCCCTAGAATCGCTTTTAGGTCGGTGATGGCTTCTAACGTATCAAGCGGGTTTTCTGTAGCGAATCTTTCGATGATCTTCACCTCTTCCTCCGGTGAAGGGTATCCTATTTTGATCTTTATCAAAAACCTGTCAAGCTGTGCCTCTGGAAGCGGATAGGTGCCAAGATACTCCACAGGATTCTGTGTCGCGATGACGAAAAATGGTTTTGGAAGCGTATGTACTTGGCCGTCCACAGTGATTCTTTTTTCTTCCATCGCTTCAAGAAGACCCGCCTGTGTTTTAGGAGGCGTACGGTTGATTTCGTCGGCAAGGAAGACATTCGTCATAATCGCGCCTGGCTTGAATTCAAACCGTTGCTCTTTGGGATTGTACATCGAAAACCCGGTGATGTCTGACGGCATGACATCCGGCGTACAGGAAATCCTATTGTTTAAACCGCCGATCGTCTTTGAAAGAGCGATGGCAAGTGTGGTCTTCCCTGTTCCAGGCACGTCCTCGATAAGCACATGCCCATCACAAGCTAGTGCCAGACATAAAAGCTCTATCGGTTCACGTTTTCCAACCATGACCTTTGCGATATTGTCGGTCATGTCATGCAATAATGTTCTTTTGGTAAATTGAATTTCACTCATAAATTGCCCCCCTTATAATTGTGTTATACCCATCATAACATTAAATTTTTAGAAAATTCAAAATTGGACAAAAACGTCAATTTCTCATCGTATTCGATTACGACTTTGTAATAGGTGTGGTAAAAAAAAACAGCATTTTTAAGTGGGAATATGGACTTTTTTCATTTGAGTTGCTGAAAAGGATGATTTCTTAGGTAACTTAAGATACAATATTGTGTATCACGGCACGGTTAGGGTATCAGATTAACATAAGCCAAGGGGGGGTGACGGTATGCGCGAGGCAATCAGATATTTGATAAGCAGATGGTTTATCTGGGGAATAGGGATAGTGCTGATCGTCGTCCTGTCCTTGTCGATCATGATAACAAGACAAGCAAATCTTAGCTTGGACGAGGTGACCAACAACATCGTGGATGACGCCAGTGAACTTGTACTCATCCATGTGGAGGATTACGTTGAGCCGCTTTCTCTTTTTGACACGCTCATGATGGAGCTTTGGGATCCGACGATGGAGTTTGAAGAGCAGTCCATCGCTATAGAATCCATCGCCAGGCAGATTGTGAAACATTATCCTCAGATCGCAAGTGTGCAGATAGGTGACGAGTTTGGTGATTTTGTGATGTATCGCCAATTTGAAAATGGTGGGACACACACTAAATTCGTAAAAGCGAACGCACCTGAACCCCAAACGATCTGGCGTTATTTTGATGGAGATGAACTGGACTATATCACTTCGGAACCGGGAACGGACTACGATCCAAGAGTGAGACCCTGGTACATCGGGGCAAAAGCCAACAAGAGCCTTTACTTTACAGAACCTTATGTGTTTTTCACCGAACAGGTGCTTGGAATCACTGCGGCAAGTCCCATTTATGCGGACGGTGAGCTTTGGGGGGTATACAGCTTTGATATCCGCTTGCAGGACATGGTGGATTTTTTAGATTCGCTCGACCTGACCGCAAACGGCGAGGCCTTTATCGTCACCGAGAACAGAGATATCATCTCAAGTGCCTCGATCCCTTATTTTGAACTGGATCCTGTCACAAACACAAGGAAGATGCAAACCGAATACTGGAACTCCATTGAGAACGGAGTCATCGACGTCTTGCATCATGTGGAAGTGGGTGGCGAGGACCATCTGGTCATGTACAGAAAGGTCAGTACGGGTTTTAATAAGAACTGGCTTGTCGGTGTGATCATCAATACTTCCAACTTCAATTCAAAATTCAAGATCAACATCCAGTTTACAGGAGTTATCAGCATCCTGATCCTAATCCTTTCTGCGATGATGTTCTATTATAAGTTTAAAGAAAACAAAGTCAGGACGGAACTGATCAACATGGCCAAGTACGACCAGTTGACAACGCTCATGAACCGCCACTCCTTTGAAGAGGTGTTCAAACTGCTGGTTGAGAATTTTAGAAGCAGAGAGCAGCCGTTTTCAATTATTCTAGGCGATGTGGACTACTTTAAAAAGATTAATGACAATTTCGGACACAGCGTGGGCGATGAGATCCTTTCGGAACTGTCCAACCAGATCAAATTGAACTTAAGAAAGTCCGATTACGCCTGCAGGTGGGGCGGTGAGGAGTTCCTGATCGTCTTGTCCAACACGGACCACGAGTACGCGTGTATCGTCGCAGACAAGCTTAGAAAAGAGATTGAAGCCTTTCAGTTCAAGACCTCTGTCGGCGTCATCCATAATACCATCAGTTTTGGACTTGCGACCTATGATCGGGAGTATACCATGCTCGAACTGATCAACATCGCTGATGAAAAGCTCTATCAGGCAAAAGATGAGGGCAGAAACAGAATCAAGTGCTAAGGGTAAAAAAGCTGCCGCATTCGGGATAATCCCATATGCGGCAGCTTTTGTCATTTAAAGTAAAAGTCGAGTAGCGGCGTTGGACTACCCCCGCTGATCAGGTGCAGTTCGTGAAGTGCTCTTGAGGCTGCGATGTAGAGGTACTGGCGATCGCGTTCGCTGTTGTAGACCTCTTTGTCGGCATCCGCGATGATCACTGCGTCAAACTCCATCCCTTTGGCAAAGTAGACAGGACAGACGATCAGGCCATCGGGTAAGGTGAGCGTATCTTCTCTGATCAGGTGGGGATCCAAAGATTTCAGTTCATTTTGGAAGAGATACTGGGCCCTTTCCATGGTTTTTGTGATGATTGCGACGGTCCTATGACCTTCATCGAAGCAGGTCTGGATCAGATTTTTGATTGAATTCTCATCCCTCTTATGATGAAGTAGGGGTTTCTTTCCTTCTCTTTCGATGCGTCCCAAGGCGGCCGTGTCGCTGAAAAGACCAAGACATAAGTCGCTGATGCCGCTTGCGTTTCTGTATGCCGTTGTCAGTCTCATATGGAGCGCATCGTCAAATCCGAGCATCCGCTGGGCTCTCCTATGGTGCGAATCGTCCTTTTCTTCATTGAGGGACTGATGCACATCGCCAAGAATGGTGAAGTTGGCCTTTGGATACAAGCGTCTGAATAGAGCATAGTCAGTCGCATGGTAGTCTTGTGACTCATCGATGACCACATGTTTTATCGAGGTCATTTCATCCGAATCACCTATCAGAAGGCTGATATAAGCGAGGATGACATGGTCCGTTCTTGTGACAATGCCCCGGTCTAGCGCCTGCAGCGTGCTTTGGCACAGGTCTCTGATGACCTCATGGTCCGTGCCGCCTACATGATCAGTCCAGTAATCCGCGTCTTCAAGCAGGGCCCTATAGACGTCTATGGCGGTGAAGGAGACCATTTGTGAAAGTGTACGGCTCAGATTGCTGAAGGTCTTATATCTTTCGAGCCTGACGACGGCCCGGTGGTCGAAAGGATGGTCGCCTGCCATTAGGATGTCGAAGGTCAATTGTTTGGTCAGCGCTTTCACATGCTGTCTTGTTTTGCTTTTGATTTGCTCGGACTGCCGTTCCATACGAAGCTTGATAGAACGGTTTCTTGTCGTGTCGGTCAGTGCGTTTTTTATACTTTTAGCGGTTGCCAGTCGGATGTCTCCATAAAACACATCCGAATATTCTATGTGGTCGTTCGTGTAGGTCTCTACAAATTTTGTGAGCAAGGTCGGCATCCACTCGCTCTGCTTTAGCTTATCCATCCGCAGGGGACGGTGATCCAGGTTAAGCAGCGAGGGTTCTAGCAAACTCGAAGGATGCTCTGTTTTGTACGAACAGGGGCAGACGGTGTCAAGGATGCCCATAAGCGTATCGGTGCGTACCTGCTCTTCGCCTAGCTCTGGTATGACATGGCTGATATAATCCGAAAACACGTCGTTGGGTGAGACGATAAGCACATTTTGGGCGCTTAAGCTGTTCTTGATGCCGTGGTACATGAGATAGGCTATCCTGTGGAGCGCGACCACCGTCTTACCGCTGCCTGCGATGCCGTCTACAAAGAGGGCGGGTGACTTTCTCTCACGAATGATTTTGTTCTGCTCAGATTGGATGGTTTCGACGATCTGTCTCATGGGACCGGCCGTTCGTTCTGAAAGTGCCGCAACGAGCCGTTCGTCAGCGATATGGGCTTTGGTGTCATAGGCATGCTTAAGCACGCTGTTTTGTATGTCGAACTGTCTTTTTAACCTCACATCTCCGAAGATGTAACCGTCGGGTGCCTTATAACGGACTTGACCGATCTCGTAATCGTAAAACACACTGGCGATGGGCGTACGCCAATCGTAGATGTAGATGTCGAGTGTCTGATCGTCCATAAAATTGCCATAGCCGATATAGAGGTCCTCGTAATCGGATTCGCCGTTTTCCTTGTAGTCGATTCGGGCGAAATAGGGCTTATCCAGTAGCCTAGTGTACCTTTTCACATGCTTTCTCGCACTTTCGAGCTGCTCTAGCACCTGTTTTTCGACCACCAGGTTCTGACTGAACTCAGTCGCCTGTAAAAAATCACCTGGTGCCGATCCCAGCTGGTCCCAAAGATACTCGTTGGCATCCTTTAGGTTTGCCTGGGACTGGGCCAGGATCTGGCCGGACCTTGAGATAGCATCCCTCAGTCTTTGCTTTGTCAATTCGAGGTGCTGGCTTTCGTATTCCTGTATCTTCTTATTGATAAGCGACACTCCTCTCCGCAGTTTTGCTGAAGTTATAGGGTTTCATTGTATCAAGACTAAAACTTGGATAACAGTCTTTTTTTTTATGGTTGAAATGTGATATAATGTATATGGGAAAAGAGAGGAAAGAGCCTCATAAAAAACGGTAGCCGCGGCTACCGTTTTATTTTTTTTGTTCAACCTACAATCATCGGGTTCACTTCTCTTTGATCAAGTGGTCATGGTCGTCAAACATCCACGTTTCATGTTCCGCTTTTCTAATTTTGGATTCGACCATGGCAAGAAACTCTTTTTGCTGCTGCGTCAGTTCCTTTTTCTCATTCTTTTCTTCTTTTTTTTCAGTGATCAATTTCACTTCTTGTTTATCCATAAAGTCTCCTCCTTTTTATATGTATACCCATTTTGGAGGAAGAGTAAATCAATTTTTAAAACCACACTAAGAAATACTTATTGCAACGCTTTTATCACGTGAAACTTGTCTTTTTATACAGCAAGCACTTTTCATCTGAACATGCATTTTAAGGCGCTTCGCTTGAAAGGCAAGAAGACCCTTTTTAAGTAATCGTAGTTTTGCCTTATCTTTTAAGAGAAGCGTCTTAAAGAGGAAGATATGGTCATTGGGATGGTTTGAACAACCGTTTTTTGGATTTAATAATAAAAGCGTTGCAAGTCGACCCCCTTAGTGTGGTTTTAAAAATAGATTCTCCCTACAAACGAACTTGATTTCAAATGTTAGATAACTATTTATATGATATCGATTCTCATTATTGACAAAGGGCGAAATTAGCTTTAAGATAAAAGCAAGGTTAATTCCGACAATATTACTAGGGATTATGGAGGAGCGTATGTCTAAACAAATCATGGCCATCAGTGGCCTTAAATCAGAAGTAGAAAACAAAGAAATTCTAAAAGGGATCGATTTGACGATCAATGCGGGTGAGATTCATGTGATCATGGGTCCTAACGGTGCGGGTAAATCGACACTCGCCAATGTCCTCATGGGACATCCGGCCTATCAGGTAACAGGTGGAGAGGTCGTTTTCAGCGGCAAAAACCTGCTTGAGATGAAAGTGGACGAAAGAGCCAGACAGGGTCTTTTCATGTCCTTCCAGTATCCAGAAGAGGTACCTGGAGTGACGGTGGTGAACTTTTTAAGAACCGCGAAAGCCCAAGTGACTGGCGAGATGCCCTCACTTTTTGAACTCAATTCGGATATTCATGACAACCTTGAGGACCTGAACATGAGTGACGCCTATCTGACGCGCTACCTGAACCAGGGCTTCTCGGGCGGTGAGAAGAAGAAAAACGAAATACTCCAGATGGCGGTCCTCGAACCCAAGCTTGCGATTTTAGACGAAACGGATTCGGGGCTTGATGTGGACGCTATCAAAGACGTCTATGAGAAGATACAGAAGCTTTCCAGCGACAAGAACGCGATCGTGGTGATCACCCATTACAATAAGATACTCAATTATATCAAGCCTGATTTTGTTCATATCCTGGTGGATGGAAAAATCGTGAAGAGCGGCGACCTGTCGCTTGCAGACACCATTGAAAATGAAGGGTACGACGTATTCAAAGGAGCAAACTAATGGCCAATAAGACCTATGTTTCAGATATCGACCGTGGTGTCTATGACATCATAAACAAGGAAGACCACCGGTTCATCGCGGATAGGGGACTTACTGAAGAAATCATCAGGGAGATCTCCAGAGAGAAGGATGAGCCCGAATGGATGCTCAAGTTCAGACTGAAATCACTCGAAATCTATAAGCAAAAACCCGTCCCTACATGGGGAGCCGACTTGTCGGACCTAGATGTGGAGAATATCGTGCACTATGTGAAACCCAATACAGAAATGGCCAGAACCTGGGATGACGTGCCAGAGGACATCAAGGAGACATTTGAAAGACTCGGTATTCCACAAGCAGAAAGAGAGTCCCTTGCGGGTGTAGGCGCCCAGTACGATTCAGAGGTCGTCTACCATTCGATACAAGAAGAGCTCACAGCCCAAGGCGTCGTGTACACGGATATGGATACGGCTGTAAAGGAATACGAATCGATCGTCAAGAAGTACTTCATGACCCTGATCACCAATAGGGACCATAAGTTTTCGGCCCTTCACGGAGCGGTCTGGTCGGGCGGGTCCTTTGTCTATGTGCCAAAGGGCGTGAAGGTTGAAAAACCCCTTCAGTCCTATTTCAGACTCAATGCCAAGGGCGCCGGTCAGTTTGAGCATACGCTGATCGTAGTCGAAGAAGGCGCCGAGCTCCACTTCATCGAAGGGTGTTCTGCGCCAAAATACGGCGTGCAGAACCTTCATGCGGGAGCTGTGGAGCTGTTTGTGAAAGATGATGCCAAACTAAGGTATTCAACAATAGAGAACTGGTCTAGAAACATGTACAACCTCAACACCAAACGATGCGCTGTCGACAAGAACGGCAGAATCGAGTGGGTGTCGGGTTCGTTCGGGTCGAGGGTGTCGATGCTTTATCCCATGAGCATCCTGCGCGGTGAAGGAGCTTCAAGCGAGTTTACAGGAATCACCTTCGCTTCTAGCGGACAGTACCTCGACACAGGTACGAAGGTGGTGCATGCCGCGCCCAACACCACCTCGATCATCAATTCGAAATCCATCTCGAAAAACGGCGGACATGCCTTTTACAGGGGGCTTTTAAAGGTGACACCTGGCGCCTACAATGTGAAATCGACGGTCAACTGCGAGTCGCTCATGCTTGACAGCGAGTCAAGGTCCGATACACTCCCGATCATCGAAGTGATGAACGATAAAGTGGATATCGGCCACGAAGCCAAAATCGGGCGGATCAGCGACGACACCATCTTCTACCTCATGAGCAGAGGCATACCTGAAGGGGAAGCCAAAGCCATGATCGTACGGGGATTCGTAGAACCGATAACAAAAGAACTACCGCTAGAATATGCAGTTGAACTCAACAACCTGATAGGACTTGAGCTCGAAGGCACAATTGGTTAGGAGGCCCGTATGTCTTATTTAGAACATCAAACAAGGACGTTTGAGACGTTGGAACGTCCCTTATGGAAAAGAATAGAGCTACCCGAGGCCGTTTTTCCTGAAACAATAGGAACCTTTGAGGCGAAGATGAAGATAGAGGAGGGCGACAGAGGTGTGTTCGACCTAAGGTCCAGCCTTTCACATGACGCCCTTGAAAAAAGCGCGATTGACATGGAGACGCTAGAAACCTATCTTGCGATCGACCAAGGCCACAAGGAAGGGCTCGGACCAAAGTTTACAAGCTATGTGAACGGATTTTCAAATCAGGGGCTCTTGATACACTCTGGCGCGAAATCGCCTGTCAGATTGACGGTGTCCCATCACCTGAGCAAGGAGCAACCGCTTCTTTTGGATCATTACCTTATCGTAGCCGAAGAAGGCGCGAAAGTGGAGCTTGTGCTGGATTACACATCAGATGCTGAAGCGGTCTATCAGCACTATGGAAACCTGAAAATCATCGCCAAGAACAGATCGGAAGTTCGTGTGACAAAAATACAAAGGATTAACAGCCAGAGCCTCAGTTTTGATCAGGTGGTGACCGAGGTCGGTGAAGCCGCCGCAGTCACAGTCAATGACATTCAACTTGGAGCCGATGTAAAAGCGATTGCCAACATACAGACGATCAGCGGCATGCGGGGTGATGCGAATACACATTCCCTATACTACGGACAAGAAGACTCGAAGTCGGACCTATCCTATACGATGAAGCATCTGGGCAAAAAAACGACATCGACCATCCTATCCAAAGGCGCGCTTCAAAAAAACAGCCACAAGGTCTTTAGAGGCAATCTGATCTTTGAAAAGGGAGCCACCGGTTCTGTCGGAAAAGAAGAGGAGTTTGTCATGCTTTTGAATGAGAAACTGAAATCGGATTCGATACCCGGACTCTTCTGTAAAGAAGATGATGTGATCGGCGAACATGCCGCCAGTGTCGGACAGGTGGATGTGAACAAGCTCTTTTACCTGATGAGCAGGGGATTTTCGGAGTTTGAGGCCAAAAGGCTGATGATCAGGTCCGCCTATGAGGAAGTGCTTGTAAAAATGCAAATCGGTGAAGCGGGCGAGATCGTCTCTGATGAAATCAATTTGAGGATATCGTGATGAGTGACTTTGGAAAAGCCGTAAGGGAGCAGTTCGACAGCTTGTCTGACGCATCGCTTGTCTATCTCGACAGCGCCGCGACAACACTCAAGCCTAGATTTGTCATTGACGCCGTGGCAAAGTACTACGCCTTTGAAAACGGAAGCCCCAACAGGGGGGCGCACAGGCTAAGCGTCAAGTCGACACAGCTGTACAAGCAGTCCAAATCCGCAGTCAAAGACTTCCTGTCGGCGGGACCGGATTACGAGGTGGTCTATACGAGAAATGCGACGGAATGTCTGAACCTGATCGCAGAGAGCCTTCCTGTAGGAACGCTAAAAGAAGGGGATGAGGTTCTGATTTCAATCACATCCCATCATAGCAACATACTGCCCTGGCAAAGGCTCTGCAGACGATACGGTGCCAAGCTTGTTTATCTGTACACCGACGAGAACGGACAGATTCCTGCTGAGGAACTGAAAAAGATATCCGAGAGGACAAAAGTAGTCAGCGTTCCCTTTGTCTCAAACGGAAACGGCGCGATCCACCCTGTGAAAAAGATCGTGGAGCTGGCAAAAGCATTTGACGCGATAACTGTTGTGGACGCTGCGCAGGCGGTGGGCCATATGCCAGTGGATCTTAAGACACTTGACTGCGACCTGCTCGTTTTTTCGGGGCACAAGCTTTACGCGTCTCAGGGAATCGGAGTACTGGTGGGCAAAAGGGAAAGGCTAGAGGTCTTCGAACCCTACACCCTAGGCGGCGACATGATCGAATACGTCACCGAGCAAGAGGCGACTTTCGCACCCGTGCCTGAAAAATTCGAATCAGGCACCCAGAACGTCGCAGGTGCTGTCGGACTCATGTCGGCCATCGAGTGGCTTACGAGCGCCGGATATGGCGAGTTGCTCCATAAGGAGCGCAAACTTACGGACTATCTGTATGAAAGTCTCAAAGCAAGACCCGATATCGAAGTGTATGGACCCATTGACTCAAGGGAGCGGGGCGCGCTTGTCTCCTTCAATATAAAGGGCGTCCATCCCCACGATGTGGCCACCATACTGGATGATCAAGGGGTGGCGATCAGAGCGGGACACCACTGCTGTCAGCCCCTGATGAGCCACACAGGGACCCATGCGACTTGCAGGGCAAGTCTTGGCGTCTACAACTCGATGGAGGACATCGATAGGCTGATAAAAGCCATCGACAAGGTACAGGAGGTGTTTAGGACATATGCTTGATACGATCTATACGGAGCTGATTCTCAGCCATAATCAAAGTGGACACAACAAAGGTGAGCTCGTAAAACCGGACTTCGCACAAAGGGGGCACAATCCCAATTGCGGAGATGACCTGACGCTTATGGTGAACACCAGGGACGGGTTTGTGTCCGAAGCAAAGTTTGTGGGTCTTGGCTGTGCGATCAGTACTGCTAGCATCTCGATCATGATCGACCTTGTGAAGGGAAAGTCAGTTGAAGAAGCGAGACTGCTTGCTACGACTTACTTCAGGATGATCAGAGGAGAAGAAATCACCAGGGATGACAAAAAACTGCTCAAGGACGCGGGAGTATTCGAGACCTTAAAGGACATGCCCGCAAGAGTCAAATGCGGCACCTTGGGATGGCACTGCCTAAGCGTCATACTGGATAAAATCGAGTGAGCATGAAAACGTCACAACAAATTGAGGAAATCTCCTCAATTAACTGTGGCGTTTTTGGTATTTTTTGAATTATTGCCTGCATTATCGGATATAATAGAGAAAAAGAACAGGGGTGGGCGCAGTGAAGAATCGGTATCGAATCGCAGTGAGAGGTATTGTGGAAGTCGAAGGCAAGTTTTTAATTCTTAAACGCACGAAACCGGCTCGTGGTGAAAGGGATTTTTGGGAACTGCCGGGTGGCGGACAGGATTTTGGAGAATCGCCACAGGAAGCGCTTATCAGGGAACTTGACGAAGAAACAGGATTGTCGGTCATCGTGGGACAACCTGTATGCGTCTGGCACCATCTAAGGCCTGATAACGTACAGATCATAGGAATGACCTTCAAATGTAAGGCGATGTCCTCTGAAATCAGACTTTCTGAGGAACATAGCGAGTATGCCTGGGTGACAAAGGATGAACTCGCCTCTTATAAGGTGTTTCCTGAACTCATCACCGAAATGGAAGCGGTCATCATTTAAGGAGCGGCCTATGGACCATCACGACCATCATCATCATGGAACCAATCGAATAGGCATCACCATCGCGCTCAACCTTATCATCACTGTGGCGCAAGTGGTTGGAGGGCTGGTGTCCGGATCGCTTTCCTTGCTGTCGGATGCCGCCCATAATTTTAGCGATGTGATCGCGCTTGTTGTAAGCTACATCGGCGGTGTGATTTCTGTAAAACCGTCGACGGATGCGAAAACATTCGGTTATAAACGGGCTGAAATCATCGCCGCGCTGACCAATGTGGTAAGTGTCATGTTCATCGGGGTCACAATCCTTGTTGAAGCCGTCAAAAGAGTCGGTGATCCTGTCAAAGTGAACAGTTCTGTCGTCATTTGGCTTGCGGCGCTGAGCATCGTGATGAACGGACTATCCGTCTTGATCATTCAGAAGCCTTCCAAAAACAACCTGAACATACGATCGGCATATCTGCATCTGTTTACGGATATGCTTACTTCTGTCGCGGTCATGGCTTCTGGTATCGCAATGGCCTTATGGCAATGGTACTGGCTGGATACGGTGCTTTCGGTAGCAATTTCTGTGTATCTGATCGCAACAAGCTTTAAACTGCTCTCAGCCACGCTTTCCATCCTGATGCTGTTCGCGCCAAGCCAGTATGACCCGGACAAGCTTATGAAGCTTATCGGAGCGGTGGATGAAGTGTTGGATGTGCATCATGTGCACGCCTGGCAGTTGACCGACACCCAGTTCCATTTTGAAGGACACGTTGTGATCCGAGAGGACCTGTGTTTGTCTGAAACCGTGGAGCTGAGAAAAAGGATCAAGGATCTGATAAGGAAGCAAGGCTTTAGCCATGTCACGCTGGAGCTTGAATATGAACGCTGCGTAGATGGGGACTGTACTAAGGAAAACGACTAGGTGGCATGTGAGGTGGATGATGTTGAACTGGATAGAGCATTTGCTAGCGATTCTTTTTTTGCTGGGAACGGCATGTGTCATGTACGGGTATTTTCTCGAACCCCATTTAATTGAAGTCACCCATCATAAGGTCGGGCATGCTTCTATTAAAAGCGGTGCCATAAGAATCGTTCAACTGACGGATATCCACTTGGGTGATTTTATGTCACTGAAGCGGTTTGACCATATCATCGACCATGTGAACGCCCTAGAAGCGGATATAGTCCTCTTGACAGGAGACTTGCTCGATAATGCGAAAACAAACCAAAAAATGGACAAGGTGCCGGAGTCGCTCTTGCGGCTCAGCGAAGGTGCCCTAAAGTTTGCGGTTTTCGGCAATCATGAATACGAGTTCGGCGGTGAGAGCAATTACCGAAAAATCCTTGAAGAATCGGGATTCAGGCTGCTGGTGAACGAAACGACAACGGTAGTGCTGAACAGCCAGACACTGCAGATCAGCGGTGCCGACTGCGCGATCTTCGGAGAACGGGATTATACCTTTATGGACGGAATCGATCCAGCCCTCTTCCATGTGTTCATGTTGCATCAGCCAGATCCGATCGACCACTACCTTTTGGTGCCCATCGACCTTACCCTATCGGGGCACACCCATAGCGGGCAGATCCGACTTCCGATTCTAGGAACCCCCATCTTGCCTGAGCTAGGTAAGAAGTACATCGACGGATGGTATAGGCATACGGAAAGAATGAGTCAGTACGTAAGTAGAGGAATAGGAATGACGATGCTGCCCTTTCGCTTTCAGAGCAGGCCTGAAATCGCCGTGTTCGATATAGGGGTTGAGTAAACAATTTCTAAATTTTTAGAAATATATCCTAGACAAATCTGTTTCTTGTTATATAATGTAACGCGTATGTGCTATTTTTGATGATTGATGATTGATGATTGATTGTTGAAAAAATGAGAACTAGAGGATTGGATGATTAGAAGATTAGCAAAATATCTTTTTGCTGATCTTCTAATCCGCTAATCTTCTACAACAAAAAAGGAGGATATCGCTCAGGCGATAAAATAAGACTATGTTACAAGTGACTGAACTGGGTCTTCGTTTCGGAGACAAAAAGCTTTTTGAAGAAGTAAACTTAAAATTCACCAAAGGAAACTGTTATGGCGTTATCGGTGCCAACGGTGCCGGTAAATCGACGTTTCTAAAAATCATTTCTGGTGAGATTGAACCCAATACCGGTAATGTGAGCATCACACCTGGCGAAAGATTGGCCGTGCTCAAGCAGGACCACTTCGAATACGACGAATATCCTGTAGTGCAGACG contains these protein-coding regions:
- the sufC gene encoding Fe-S cluster assembly ATPase SufC, whose amino-acid sequence is MSKQIMAISGLKSEVENKEILKGIDLTINAGEIHVIMGPNGAGKSTLANVLMGHPAYQVTGGEVVFSGKNLLEMKVDERARQGLFMSFQYPEEVPGVTVVNFLRTAKAQVTGEMPSLFELNSDIHDNLEDLNMSDAYLTRYLNQGFSGGEKKKNEILQMAVLEPKLAILDETDSGLDVDAIKDVYEKIQKLSSDKNAIVVITHYNKILNYIKPDFVHILVDGKIVKSGDLSLADTIENEGYDVFKGAN
- a CDS encoding UvrD-helicase domain-containing protein, which produces MSLINKKIQEYESQHLELTKQRLRDAISRSGQILAQSQANLKDANEYLWDQLGSAPGDFLQATEFSQNLVVEKQVLEQLESARKHVKRYTRLLDKPYFARIDYKENGESDYEDLYIGYGNFMDDQTLDIYIYDWRTPIASVFYDYEIGQVRYKAPDGYIFGDVRLKRQFDIQNSVLKHAYDTKAHIADERLVAALSERTAGPMRQIVETIQSEQNKIIRERKSPALFVDGIAGSGKTVVALHRIAYLMYHGIKNSLSAQNVLIVSPNDVFSDYISHVIPELGEEQVRTDTLMGILDTVCPCSYKTEHPSSLLEPSLLNLDHRPLRMDKLKQSEWMPTLLTKFVETYTNDHIEYSDVFYGDIRLATAKSIKNALTDTTRNRSIKLRMERQSEQIKSKTRQHVKALTKQLTFDILMAGDHPFDHRAVVRLERYKTFSNLSRTLSQMVSFTAIDVYRALLEDADYWTDHVGGTDHEVIRDLCQSTLQALDRGIVTRTDHVILAYISLLIGDSDEMTSIKHVVIDESQDYHATDYALFRRLYPKANFTILGDVHQSLNEEKDDSHHRRAQRMLGFDDALHMRLTTAYRNASGISDLCLGLFSDTAALGRIEREGKKPLLHHKRDENSIKNLIQTCFDEGHRTVAIITKTMERAQYLFQNELKSLDPHLIREDTLTLPDGLIVCPVYFAKGMEFDAVIIADADKEVYNSERDRQYLYIAASRALHELHLISGGSPTPLLDFYFK
- a CDS encoding sensor domain-containing diguanylate cyclase, whose product is MREAIRYLISRWFIWGIGIVLIVVLSLSIMITRQANLSLDEVTNNIVDDASELVLIHVEDYVEPLSLFDTLMMELWDPTMEFEEQSIAIESIARQIVKHYPQIASVQIGDEFGDFVMYRQFENGGTHTKFVKANAPEPQTIWRYFDGDELDYITSEPGTDYDPRVRPWYIGAKANKSLYFTEPYVFFTEQVLGITAASPIYADGELWGVYSFDIRLQDMVDFLDSLDLTANGEAFIVTENRDIISSASIPYFELDPVTNTRKMQTEYWNSIENGVIDVLHHVEVGGEDHLVMYRKVSTGFNKNWLVGVIINTSNFNSKFKINIQFTGVISILILILSAMMFYYKFKENKVRTELINMAKYDQLTTLMNRHSFEEVFKLLVENFRSREQPFSIILGDVDYFKKINDNFGHSVGDEILSELSNQIKLNLRKSDYACRWGGEEFLIVLSNTDHEYACIVADKLRKEIEAFQFKTSVGVIHNTISFGLATYDREYTMLELINIADEKLYQAKDEGRNRIKC
- a CDS encoding MoxR family ATPase, with product MSEIQFTKRTLLHDMTDNIAKVMVGKREPIELLCLALACDGHVLIEDVPGTGKTTLAIALSKTIGGLNNRISCTPDVMPSDITGFSMYNPKEQRFEFKPGAIMTNVFLADEINRTPPKTQAGLLEAMEEKRITVDGQVHTLPKPFFVIATQNPVEYLGTYPLPEAQLDRFLIKIKIGYPSPEEEVKIIERFATENPLDTLEAITDLKAILGLQQEILEVKVKRRVKDYIVNLVSKTRSHNDIALGLSPRATLYISKMARAWAYYQGRDFVTPDDVKQIFISVCSHRIVPKSEAKYENLTPEMILQDILDTVVVQG